The proteins below come from a single Serratia ficaria genomic window:
- a CDS encoding type II toxin-antitoxin system RelE/ParE family toxin, with the protein MPTFHLIPQAQQDLLAIRHFTVEHWGKAQSRRYLEQLRDVMHHLADMPEAGKAHFHDLGEEIRSFPYASHRIYYRSRPAGITVLAVLHQAMVPHRHLEQRL; encoded by the coding sequence ATGCCCACGTTTCACCTCATCCCGCAGGCCCAACAAGATCTGCTGGCTATTCGTCATTTCACCGTCGAGCACTGGGGCAAAGCACAATCTCGTCGCTATCTTGAGCAGTTGAGAGATGTCATGCATCATCTGGCGGATATGCCGGAAGCGGGTAAAGCCCACTTTCACGATTTGGGCGAAGAGATACGCAGTTTTCCTTACGCCAGCCATAGGATCTACTACCGCAGCCGCCCAGCCGGCATTACCGTTCTGGCCGTTCTGCATCAGGCGATGGTGCCCCACC
- a CDS encoding type II toxin-antitoxin system Phd/YefM family antitoxin, whose product MYALTANEAKTQFGDLLLKAQREPVQINRNGKPVAVVMSVEDYQALEDLKLRALQQKIAQATAEEDAGKAVDGDAFFNHLLTDETD is encoded by the coding sequence ATGTACGCACTCACCGCGAACGAGGCCAAAACCCAATTCGGCGATTTACTGCTCAAGGCACAGCGTGAACCGGTCCAAATCAATCGCAACGGCAAACCGGTCGCGGTCGTCATGTCGGTAGAAGACTACCAGGCGCTGGAAGATCTCAAATTACGCGCACTGCAGCAAAAAATCGCGCAGGCCACCGCCGAGGAAGACGCGGGTAAGGCGGTAGACGGCGATGCCTTCTTCAACCATCTGCTCACCGATGAAACCGACTGA
- a CDS encoding FAD-dependent oxidoreductase, translating to MSPSAITPYATACCIVGGGPAGLMLGYLLARAGINVTVLEKHADFLRDFRGDTIHPSTLEIMHQLGLLDALLELPHQRAETLHAEIAGRDITLADFTRLPTRCKFIAFMPQWEFLNFLAEQAAAFPNFTLIKSARAHRLLYDRGQACGVLAETPAGPIRVRCQLVVGTDGRNSLVREQAALSSQSFGSPRDVLWMKLGKLPGDPAWSMGHTGPKQNFIMIDRGDYWQCGYSIDKGSFETIQQGGLEKFLLHIAEVAPFQDDRLQEIAGWDQVKLLSIRIDRLDRWAKPGVLCIGDAAHAMSPIGGVGVNLAIQDAVATANAIIPPLRQHRLQLKHLRQVQRRRSFPTKATQFLQIKMSRRRPKKRRTGGGSSLMTRVGNSRWLPRLFGRIIGLGFRRETPQHLSNETCTPE from the coding sequence ATGTCACCATCCGCGATCACACCTTACGCCACCGCCTGCTGCATCGTTGGCGGCGGCCCGGCCGGACTGATGCTCGGCTACCTGCTGGCGCGAGCGGGAATTAACGTCACGGTGCTGGAGAAGCACGCCGACTTCCTGCGCGATTTCCGCGGCGACACCATTCATCCTTCCACGCTGGAAATCATGCACCAGCTGGGCTTGCTCGATGCGCTGCTCGAGCTGCCGCACCAGCGCGCCGAAACGCTGCACGCCGAGATCGCCGGGCGCGACATTACGCTGGCGGACTTCACCCGCCTGCCGACGCGCTGCAAGTTTATCGCCTTCATGCCGCAGTGGGAGTTTCTCAACTTTCTGGCGGAACAGGCCGCGGCTTTCCCCAATTTTACCTTGATCAAATCGGCGCGGGCGCACCGGCTGTTGTACGATCGCGGCCAGGCATGCGGGGTGCTGGCCGAGACCCCGGCAGGCCCGATACGCGTGCGCTGTCAGCTGGTGGTCGGTACCGACGGGCGCAATTCGCTGGTGCGGGAACAGGCGGCGCTCAGCAGCCAGTCGTTCGGTTCGCCGCGCGACGTGCTGTGGATGAAGCTCGGCAAGCTGCCCGGCGATCCGGCCTGGTCGATGGGCCACACCGGGCCGAAGCAAAACTTCATCATGATCGATCGGGGTGACTACTGGCAGTGCGGCTATTCGATCGACAAAGGCAGCTTTGAAACGATCCAACAGGGTGGCCTGGAGAAGTTTCTGCTGCACATCGCCGAAGTGGCGCCGTTTCAGGACGATCGCCTGCAGGAGATCGCCGGCTGGGATCAGGTCAAACTGTTAAGCATTCGCATCGATCGTCTGGATCGCTGGGCGAAGCCGGGGGTGCTGTGCATCGGCGACGCCGCGCACGCCATGTCGCCGATCGGCGGCGTCGGCGTCAACCTGGCGATTCAGGATGCGGTGGCCACCGCCAACGCCATTATTCCGCCGCTGCGCCAGCACCGCCTGCAGCTGAAGCACCTGCGGCAGGTGCAACGCCGCCGCAGCTTCCCCACCAAGGCCACCCAGTTTCTGCAAATTAAAATGAGCCGGCGCCGGCCGAAAAAACGCCGCACCGGCGGCGGCTCCAGCCTGATGACCCGCGTCGGCAACAGCCGCTGGCTGCCGCGCCTGTTCGGCCGCATCATCGGCCTGGGCTTCCGGCGCGAAACGCCGCAGCATCTGTCCAACGAGACCTGCACACCGGAATAA
- a CDS encoding LysR substrate-binding domain-containing protein, with amino-acid sequence MRRITFDLEDLRSYVTGVELGSFARAAERLGRSTSAVSAHLKKLEQQVGAPILRKAGRGMVMTEAGETLLGYARRLLELNDEAAAAVRGLNLQGTVRLGLQEDFGETFLPQVLGSFARANPKVRIEARIARNAELIEWVVKGQLDLSLAWDGGLRSPFHQALGQRQLRWIASPNFDPAPWQSGDEPLPLVMFDAPCLMRSAAIQALDGAGIPWRIAFTSRSLNGIWAAVSAGLGVTLRTDAGLPPGLAPLAPGVLPPLGRLGVVLHRAEDHPSAAIQRLAQIVVERING; translated from the coding sequence ATGCGGCGAATTACCTTCGATCTCGAGGACTTGCGCAGCTACGTCACCGGCGTTGAGCTGGGCAGCTTCGCCAGAGCGGCGGAGCGGCTGGGGCGCTCAACCTCGGCGGTCAGCGCGCATTTGAAAAAGCTGGAGCAGCAGGTGGGCGCGCCGATCCTGCGCAAGGCCGGGCGCGGCATGGTGATGACCGAGGCCGGCGAAACGCTGCTTGGCTACGCGCGGCGCCTGTTGGAGCTGAACGACGAGGCCGCCGCCGCGGTGCGCGGGCTGAATTTGCAGGGGACGGTGCGGCTGGGGCTGCAGGAGGACTTCGGCGAAACCTTCTTGCCGCAGGTGCTGGGCAGCTTTGCCCGCGCCAATCCCAAGGTGCGCATCGAGGCGCGCATCGCCCGCAACGCCGAACTGATCGAATGGGTGGTGAAAGGCCAGCTGGACCTGTCGCTGGCCTGGGATGGCGGCCTGCGTTCGCCGTTTCATCAGGCGCTCGGGCAGCGGCAGCTGCGCTGGATAGCCTCGCCGAACTTTGACCCGGCGCCCTGGCAGAGCGGGGATGAACCGCTGCCGCTGGTGATGTTCGATGCGCCCTGTCTGATGCGCAGCGCCGCCATCCAGGCGCTGGATGGCGCCGGCATTCCGTGGCGCATCGCTTTTACCAGCCGCAGCCTGAACGGCATTTGGGCGGCGGTCAGCGCCGGGCTGGGCGTGACGCTGCGCACCGACGCCGGGCTGCCGCCGGGCCTGGCCCCGCTGGCGCCCGGCGTGCTGCCGCCGCTTGGCCGACTCGGCGTGGTGTTGCATCGCGCCGAGGATCATCCCTCCGCCGCCATCCAGCGGCTGGCGCAAATCGTGGTCGAGCGGATTAACGGTTAA
- the sseA gene encoding 3-mercaptopyruvate sulfurtransferase, translated as MNSPFLVTPQWLAQHINDEDLAVVDVRMSPVGLTPKKDMLAEFERGHIPGAVYFDIDDVADKNTDLPHMLPTAEAFAAAAGRLGLSEKRRIVFYDEGNQFSAPRGWWTFRNFGARQVYLLDEGLNGWTALGQPLETGAAQPTARTFNARFNADAVVNMQQVEQALNSEVQILDARAAPRFYAEAPEPRPGLHRGHIPGSINIPYGELLENGRFKSLAALKQTFSDKGVDINGPIVTSCGSGVTAAVLAFGLLSLGAPQVKLYDGAWTEWGALSGRQPIEQD; from the coding sequence ATGAACTCTCCTTTTCTGGTTACTCCCCAATGGCTTGCGCAACATATCAACGATGAAGATCTGGCGGTGGTCGACGTCAGGATGTCCCCGGTTGGCCTGACGCCGAAAAAAGACATGCTCGCCGAATTCGAACGCGGCCATATTCCGGGCGCGGTGTACTTCGACATCGATGACGTGGCGGACAAAAATACCGATCTGCCGCATATGCTGCCGACGGCGGAGGCTTTCGCCGCGGCGGCCGGCAGGCTGGGCCTCAGCGAAAAACGACGCATCGTGTTTTATGACGAGGGCAATCAGTTTTCGGCGCCGCGCGGCTGGTGGACCTTCCGCAACTTCGGCGCGCGGCAGGTTTACCTGCTGGACGAGGGCCTGAACGGCTGGACGGCGCTGGGCCAACCTTTGGAAACCGGTGCGGCGCAGCCGACGGCGCGCACCTTCAACGCCCGCTTCAACGCCGACGCGGTAGTGAATATGCAGCAGGTGGAACAGGCGCTGAACAGCGAAGTGCAGATCCTGGACGCCCGCGCCGCGCCGCGTTTCTACGCCGAAGCGCCGGAACCGCGCCCGGGCCTGCACCGCGGGCATATTCCCGGCAGCATCAATATTCCCTATGGCGAGCTGCTGGAAAACGGCCGTTTCAAATCGCTGGCGGCGCTAAAGCAAACCTTCAGCGATAAGGGGGTAGACATCAATGGCCCGATCGTCACCAGCTGCGGTTCCGGCGTGACGGCGGCGGTGCTGGCGTTCGGCCTGCTGTCGCTCGGCGCGCCGCAGGTCAAACTGTACGACGGCGCCTGGACCGAATGGGGCGCGCTGAGCGGCCGGCAGCCGATCGAACAGGATTAA
- a CDS encoding NUDIX hydrolase has product MANASFGGAKIALRCDDRLLVYQRDDKPGIPWPGLWDLPGGGRENGETPLQCVRRETWEEFGLLIGARQVGWRRRYDGIFPGYPPTWFMVGDIRPEQIAAIRFGDEGQDWRMMPIAEFIHHPQGIAHLQRRLAEYLIQRD; this is encoded by the coding sequence ATGGCTAACGCAAGCTTCGGCGGGGCGAAAATCGCGCTGCGCTGCGACGATCGATTGCTGGTGTATCAACGCGATGACAAGCCGGGCATTCCCTGGCCCGGTCTCTGGGATCTGCCCGGCGGCGGGCGCGAGAACGGCGAAACGCCGCTGCAGTGCGTGCGGCGCGAAACCTGGGAGGAGTTCGGCCTGCTCATCGGCGCGCGGCAGGTCGGCTGGCGGCGGCGCTACGACGGCATTTTCCCCGGCTATCCGCCGACCTGGTTTATGGTGGGCGATATCCGGCCGGAGCAGATCGCCGCCATTCGCTTTGGCGATGAGGGGCAGGATTGGCGGATGATGCCCATCGCGGAGTTCATTCACCATCCGCAGGGCATTGCGCACCTGCAACGGCGGCTGGCCGAATACCTGATACAGCGGGATTAA
- a CDS encoding DUF523 domain-containing protein: MPSNILLSACLAGFKVRYNGSDKPLIDATLQRWRHEGRLVVCCPELAAGFSTPRPAAEITPQGDGAAVIALRARVIESGGGDVTSQYLLGAHLALETARRHGCRFALLTDGSPSCGSRFIYDGTFGGQTRAGSGVTAELLRQHGVEVFSDRQLPALIARIAHEDGR; the protein is encoded by the coding sequence ATGCCGTCAAACATTCTCCTCAGCGCCTGCCTGGCCGGCTTTAAAGTTCGCTACAACGGATCCGACAAACCCCTGATCGACGCCACCCTGCAGCGCTGGCGACACGAAGGCCGCCTGGTGGTGTGCTGCCCCGAACTGGCCGCCGGTTTTTCCACCCCGCGCCCCGCGGCGGAAATCACCCCGCAGGGCGATGGCGCCGCGGTGATCGCCCTGCGGGCGCGGGTCATCGAATCCGGCGGCGGCGACGTCACCAGCCAATACCTGCTCGGCGCGCATCTGGCGCTGGAAACCGCCCGCCGCCACGGCTGCCGTTTCGCCCTGCTGACCGACGGCAGCCCTTCCTGCGGCAGCCGATTCATCTACGACGGCACGTTCGGCGGGCAAACCCGAGCCGGCAGCGGCGTCACCGCCGAGTTGCTGCGCCAGCATGGCGTCGAGGTGTTTTCCGACCGTCAACTGCCGGCGCTGATCGCCCGGATTGCGCATGAGGACGGCCGTTAA
- a CDS encoding AraC family transcriptional regulator, with protein MSSDQIPVSSALAVRLAALGVDIERVGQLAGLPAGLLSDRREKIRLTTRQFFATWRALARLTDDAAFGLRLGGDVAPEHYDIASVAALHSATLGEALQKVARYKRLVCPEELMLVEDGDSVRLHTRWIMAEGHAPTLLIDAMFASITTLCRRGTGLAIQPRAIELTRRRDPASPLPGHFACPVHFDAPLDVLVFDRALMRQPFITYNQDMLALLLPGLEAELAKTREESDLPAQVMAILGRSMRGQRPSVNSVAAELYVSPRTLQRRLQQHGYSYQQLLDKTRHRTACQLLADTDLEPGEIAFVLGFEELNSFSRAFMQWEALTPNRWRTQRTAGKQGNRI; from the coding sequence GTGAGCAGCGATCAAATCCCGGTTTCCAGCGCCCTCGCGGTTCGCCTGGCGGCGCTGGGGGTGGACATCGAACGGGTCGGCCAGTTGGCCGGCCTGCCCGCCGGCCTGCTCAGCGACCGGCGCGAAAAGATCAGGCTGACCACCCGGCAGTTCTTCGCTACCTGGCGCGCCCTCGCCCGCCTGACCGACGATGCCGCCTTCGGCCTGCGTCTTGGCGGCGACGTGGCGCCGGAGCACTACGACATCGCCTCGGTCGCCGCGCTGCATTCCGCCACTCTGGGCGAGGCGCTGCAGAAGGTCGCCCGCTACAAGCGGCTGGTTTGCCCGGAAGAACTGATGCTGGTGGAGGACGGCGACAGCGTGCGGCTGCATACCCGTTGGATCATGGCCGAAGGCCACGCGCCGACGCTGTTGATCGACGCCATGTTCGCCTCCATCACCACCCTGTGCCGCCGCGGCACCGGCCTGGCCATCCAGCCGCGGGCCATTGAGCTGACGCGGCGCCGGGACCCGGCCTCGCCGCTGCCGGGGCATTTTGCCTGCCCGGTGCATTTCGACGCGCCGCTGGACGTGCTGGTATTCGATCGCGCGCTGATGCGGCAACCTTTCATCACCTACAATCAGGACATGCTGGCGCTGTTGTTGCCGGGGCTGGAGGCCGAGCTGGCCAAGACGCGCGAAGAGAGCGACCTGCCGGCGCAGGTGATGGCGATCCTCGGCCGCAGCATGCGCGGCCAGCGCCCCAGCGTCAACAGCGTCGCCGCCGAGCTGTACGTCAGCCCGCGCACCCTGCAGCGCCGCCTGCAGCAGCACGGCTACAGCTACCAGCAGCTGCTGGACAAAACCCGCCATCGCACCGCCTGCCAACTGCTGGCGGACACCGACCTGGAGCCGGGTGAAATCGCCTTCGTGCTGGGTTTCGAAGAGCTTAATTCGTTCAGCCGCGCCTTTATGCAGTGGGAAGCGCTGACGCCGAACCGCTGGCGTACTCAGCGCACGGCGGGCAAACAGGGGAACAGGATATGA
- a CDS encoding aminotransferase-like domain-containing protein, translated as MTRYARLAAILSQRIEQGLYPAGDRLPSVRALSQEHGVSISTVQQAYRQLEERQLVEARPKSGYFVRPRRAPAALPAVTAPVQRPVDISQWEQVLELIRSKPRAGLIQLGRGMPDIAEPTMKPLMKALRDAARHGDLRSLYYDSIQGVSALREQIARLLLDSGCRIDAEQLMITTGCQEALSAGLRAVCRPGDIVAVDSPCFHGTMQTLKGLGIRALEIPTDPLDGISLAALEMALEQWPVKAILLTPNCNNPLGYIMPEANKRRLLTLAQRHDAAIIEDDVYGDIAYQYPRPRTIKSFDEDGRVLLCSSFSKTLAPGLRVGWIAPGRYLERVLHMKYIGSGSTATQPQLAIADFIRHGHYLLHLRRMRARYQQNRDRMTDWIMKYFPAGTRVSQPRGGFMLWIELDEEFDTLRLNRYLEQQGVQIAVGSIFSASGKYRNCLRINYAAKLSAEIEQAVLRVGATVQQLMAADTLARSD; from the coding sequence ATGACACGCTACGCCAGGCTGGCCGCCATCCTAAGCCAGCGCATAGAACAGGGTCTGTATCCGGCCGGCGACCGCCTGCCTTCGGTTCGCGCGCTGAGCCAGGAACACGGCGTCAGCATCAGCACGGTGCAACAGGCCTATCGCCAGCTGGAGGAGCGCCAACTGGTGGAGGCGCGCCCCAAGTCGGGTTACTTCGTGCGGCCGCGGCGGGCGCCGGCGGCGCTGCCGGCCGTTACCGCGCCGGTGCAGCGCCCGGTGGATATTTCCCAGTGGGAACAGGTGCTGGAACTGATCCGCAGCAAGCCGCGCGCCGGCCTGATACAGCTGGGGCGCGGCATGCCGGATATCGCTGAACCGACGATGAAGCCGTTGATGAAAGCGCTGCGGGACGCGGCCCGCCACGGTGATTTACGCAGCCTTTACTATGACAGCATTCAGGGAGTCAGCGCGCTGCGCGAGCAAATCGCCCGCCTGCTGCTGGATTCCGGCTGCCGCATCGACGCCGAACAGCTGATGATCACCACCGGCTGCCAGGAGGCGCTGTCCGCCGGGTTGCGCGCGGTGTGCCGACCCGGCGACATCGTGGCGGTCGATTCCCCTTGCTTCCACGGCACCATGCAGACGCTGAAAGGGTTGGGCATCAGGGCGCTGGAAATCCCGACCGATCCGCTAGACGGCATCAGCCTGGCCGCGCTGGAAATGGCGCTGGAGCAGTGGCCGGTCAAGGCTATCCTGTTGACCCCCAACTGCAACAACCCGCTGGGTTACATCATGCCGGAGGCGAACAAGCGACGCTTGCTGACGCTGGCGCAGCGCCACGACGCGGCGATTATCGAAGACGACGTGTATGGGGATATCGCCTACCAGTATCCGCGGCCGCGCACCATCAAGTCGTTCGACGAGGACGGCCGCGTGCTGCTGTGCAGCTCATTCTCCAAAACGCTGGCGCCCGGCCTGCGCGTCGGCTGGATCGCCCCCGGCCGCTATCTGGAACGGGTGCTGCATATGAAGTACATTGGCTCCGGTTCGACGGCCACCCAGCCGCAGCTGGCGATCGCCGACTTTATTCGCCATGGCCACTACCTGCTGCATCTGCGGCGCATGCGCGCCCGCTATCAGCAGAACCGCGATCGGATGACCGACTGGATCATGAAATACTTCCCGGCCGGCACCCGCGTCAGCCAGCCGCGCGGCGGTTTTATGCTGTGGATCGAGCTGGATGAAGAGTTCGATACCCTGCGGCTGAATCGCTATCTCGAGCAGCAAGGCGTGCAGATCGCCGTCGGCAGCATTTTTTCCGCCTCAGGCAAATACCGCAACTGCCTGCGCATCAACTACGCGGCCAAACTGAGCGCGGAGATCGAACAGGCGGTACTGCGGGTCGGCGCCACCGTGCAGCAACTGATGGCGGCCGATACATTGGCGCGATCGGATTAG
- a CDS encoding DUF1127 domain-containing protein — translation MMTLSADGAPAPRRLLFFPWRRYLLRYRTRQSLLLLDDAQLADIGLTRAQARREGRKAFWLE, via the coding sequence ATGATGACACTGTCCGCTGATGGCGCGCCGGCACCGCGCCGGTTACTGTTTTTCCCCTGGCGCCGCTATCTGCTGCGCTACCGCACTCGCCAATCGCTGCTGTTGCTGGACGACGCGCAGCTGGCGGACATCGGCCTGACCCGCGCGCAAGCGCGGCGGGAAGGGCGCAAGGCTTTTTGGCTGGAGTAA
- a CDS encoding Gfo/Idh/MocA family protein: MKQVRVGLIGTGYIGRCHAIAYAQAATVFPLKGELVLAMLAEVTPELAAQRAAEFGFARSTGDWRQLVADPAIDVVDICAPNFLHKEMALEAIRHGKHVYSEKPLALDAADAAEMVQAARAKGVKTLVGFNYMKNPTSQLAREIIANGEIGDVVHFYGTHNEDYLADPRTPIDWHCRKATAGLGALGDLAAHIVNMAHYLVGDIVAVSGDMQTIIKQRPDANDPTRMHPVENEDQASALVRFAGGAMGTIETSRIACGRKMGLTYVVTGTKGTLSYTQERMAELKLYRHDEPAARQGFKTLLVGPQHPDYAAFCISAGHGIGFNDQKTVEIRDLVNGIAAGDRLWPDFEEGWKVSCVLDAIAASAEQRRWLEINRD, from the coding sequence ATGAAACAGGTACGCGTTGGGTTAATCGGCACCGGCTATATTGGGCGTTGTCACGCCATCGCTTATGCGCAGGCCGCTACGGTATTTCCATTGAAGGGCGAGCTGGTGTTGGCGATGCTGGCGGAGGTGACGCCGGAGCTGGCGGCGCAGCGTGCGGCCGAATTCGGCTTTGCGCGTTCGACCGGCGACTGGCGGCAACTGGTTGCCGACCCGGCGATTGATGTGGTGGATATCTGCGCCCCGAACTTCCTGCATAAAGAGATGGCGCTGGAGGCGATCCGCCACGGCAAACACGTCTATTCCGAAAAACCGTTGGCGCTGGACGCCGCCGACGCGGCGGAGATGGTGCAGGCCGCCCGCGCCAAAGGGGTCAAAACGCTGGTGGGCTTCAACTATATGAAAAACCCCACCAGCCAGCTGGCGCGCGAGATCATCGCCAACGGCGAGATCGGCGACGTGGTGCATTTTTACGGCACCCACAACGAGGATTATCTGGCCGATCCGCGCACGCCGATCGACTGGCACTGCCGCAAAGCCACCGCCGGCCTGGGGGCGTTGGGCGATCTGGCGGCGCACATCGTCAATATGGCGCATTACCTGGTGGGGGACATCGTGGCGGTGTCCGGCGATATGCAGACCATCATCAAACAGCGTCCGGACGCTAACGACCCGACGCGGATGCACCCGGTGGAAAACGAAGATCAGGCCAGCGCGCTGGTGCGTTTCGCCGGCGGCGCGATGGGCACCATCGAAACCTCGCGCATCGCCTGCGGGCGCAAAATGGGGCTGACCTACGTGGTGACCGGCACCAAAGGCACCTTGAGCTACACCCAGGAGCGGATGGCCGAGCTGAAGCTGTACCGCCACGATGAACCGGCGGCGCGGCAGGGCTTCAAAACGCTGCTGGTGGGGCCGCAGCATCCGGACTACGCCGCGTTTTGCATCAGCGCCGGGCACGGCATCGGCTTTAACGATCAGAAGACGGTGGAGATCCGCGATTTGGTCAACGGCATCGCCGCCGGCGACCGCCTGTGGCCGGATTTCGAAGAGGGCTGGAAGGTGTCTTGCGTGCTGGATGCGATTGCCGCTTCCGCGGAGCAGCGGCGCTGGCTGGAGATTAACCGCGACTGA
- a CDS encoding MFS transporter has translation MSSYIAAPGALSAGNSDFPPGEAVLLRNAADVSTLVNGGAAKRNNARVVVAIALGGVFLDAYDLGALAFGIKDVAREFNLTPTGTGLVASAITFGAIIGAFIGGYLTDKIGRYRVFMADMFFFVVAALACAFAPNEWVLGGARFVMGLGVGIDLPVAMAFLAEFSKLSGRGNKAARIAMWCPTWYAAISISYLLVLLLYAVLPESHTDWLWRLILGFGAVPALAIIAIRSRYMSESPVWAANQGDLEGAAAILRRSYNVNAVVAADAERGKPAQARRASWRNYGALLQGVYLRRTILATVIAIASSFAYNAVAFGLPVILSSFLAQSMLSTILVSLALNLLFAFVGGLIAVRLVPRVGAWKMTVLGYAFQLAALLGLALIGRPDGGAEAAVSIGMLALFLLGQGFGPGSHSMTFASLSYPTSLRGVGVGFNQTLMRSSSTLSLFLFPVLSAALGTGVFWVIALAPLAGLAALLSIRWEPSGYDVDAEDFQSTAS, from the coding sequence ATGTCCAGTTATATTGCGGCGCCCGGCGCCCTTTCTGCAGGGAATTCAGATTTTCCGCCCGGCGAGGCGGTCCTCCTCCGCAACGCCGCCGACGTCTCGACGCTGGTCAACGGCGGCGCGGCCAAACGCAACAACGCCCGGGTGGTGGTGGCGATTGCGCTGGGCGGCGTATTCCTCGACGCCTACGATCTGGGCGCGCTGGCGTTCGGCATCAAGGACGTAGCGCGCGAATTCAACCTGACGCCCACCGGCACCGGCCTGGTGGCCTCGGCCATCACCTTCGGGGCGATCATCGGCGCCTTTATCGGCGGGTACCTGACCGACAAGATTGGTCGCTACCGGGTGTTTATGGCCGATATGTTCTTCTTCGTGGTCGCCGCGCTGGCCTGCGCCTTTGCACCCAATGAGTGGGTGCTGGGCGGCGCGCGTTTTGTGATGGGCCTCGGGGTCGGCATCGATCTGCCGGTGGCGATGGCGTTTCTGGCGGAGTTTTCCAAGCTGTCCGGGCGCGGCAACAAGGCGGCGCGCATCGCCATGTGGTGCCCCACCTGGTATGCGGCGATCAGCATCTCCTACCTGCTGGTGCTGCTGCTGTATGCGGTATTGCCGGAAAGCCATACCGACTGGCTGTGGCGTTTGATCCTCGGTTTCGGCGCGGTGCCGGCGCTGGCGATCATCGCCATTCGCAGCCGCTATATGAGCGAGTCGCCGGTATGGGCAGCCAACCAGGGCGATCTCGAGGGCGCGGCGGCCATTCTGCGCCGCTCCTATAACGTCAACGCCGTGGTGGCCGCGGATGCCGAACGCGGCAAACCGGCGCAGGCCCGGCGCGCGTCATGGCGCAACTACGGCGCGCTGCTGCAGGGGGTTTATCTGCGCCGCACCATTTTGGCCACGGTTATCGCCATCGCCTCCTCGTTCGCCTATAACGCCGTGGCCTTCGGGCTGCCGGTGATCTTGTCCAGCTTCCTGGCGCAGTCGATGCTCAGCACCATTTTGGTGTCGCTGGCGCTGAACCTGCTGTTCGCCTTTGTCGGCGGGCTGATTGCGGTGCGGCTGGTGCCGAGGGTGGGCGCCTGGAAAATGACCGTGCTGGGCTACGCGTTCCAGCTGGCGGCGCTGCTGGGGCTGGCGCTGATCGGCAGGCCGGACGGCGGCGCGGAGGCGGCGGTATCGATCGGCATGCTGGCGCTGTTCTTGCTGGGGCAGGGCTTCGGCCCGGGCTCGCACAGCATGACCTTCGCTTCGCTGAGCTACCCGACCTCGCTGCGCGGCGTGGGCGTCGGTTTCAACCAAACGCTGATGCGCTCCAGCTCCACCCTGTCGCTGTTCTTGTTCCCGGTGCTGTCCGCAGCGCTGGGCACCGGGGTGTTTTGGGTGATCGCCCTGGCGCCGCTGGCCGGGCTGGCGGCGTTGCTGAGCATTCGCTGGGAGCCCTCTGGCTACGACGTGGACGCGGAAGATTTCCAGTCGACCGCGTCATAA